One genomic segment of Pseudomonas sp. RU47 includes these proteins:
- a CDS encoding MurR/RpiR family transcriptional regulator yields the protein MPPLRDLITDPGLDLTPSERKVVRALLDQYPRNGLGPMARLAEHAGVSDPTIVRLVKKLGFGGYAEFQDALLSDMDHRLRSPRTLLQPRAHQHKDDAWSHYLGDSHRLLVETQSLTQPEDVRILTDWLLDARHQVYCFGGRFSSLMATYLLNHLRLLRPGCFALEDNAQLPDRLFDLQRQDVVLVFDYRRYQTQALRVASAAKNNNARVVLFTDIYASPLRELADLIISAPVESASPFDTMVPALAQVEALIACLTLRTENLADRLEGIDALRNDFNTHLLEDK from the coding sequence ATGCCCCCTCTCAGAGACCTGATCACCGACCCCGGCCTGGATCTTACGCCGTCGGAGCGCAAAGTCGTTCGCGCCTTGCTGGATCAGTACCCACGTAACGGTCTGGGGCCGATGGCGCGTCTGGCCGAACACGCCGGCGTCAGCGATCCGACCATTGTGCGGCTGGTAAAAAAACTCGGCTTCGGCGGTTATGCCGAATTTCAGGATGCCCTGCTCAGCGACATGGATCATCGTCTGCGCTCGCCGCGTACGCTGTTGCAACCGCGCGCCCATCAGCACAAGGACGACGCCTGGAGCCACTATCTGGGCGACAGCCATCGCCTGCTGGTCGAAACCCAATCGCTGACCCAACCCGAAGACGTGCGCATTCTCACCGACTGGCTGCTCGACGCGCGGCATCAGGTTTATTGCTTCGGCGGGCGTTTCAGCAGCCTGATGGCCACTTACCTGCTCAATCACTTGCGCCTGCTGCGCCCCGGTTGCTTCGCTCTGGAAGACAACGCGCAACTGCCCGATCGTCTGTTCGATCTGCAACGCCAGGACGTAGTGCTGGTGTTCGATTATCGCCGCTACCAGACTCAGGCCCTGCGCGTCGCCAGTGCCGCGAAGAACAACAACGCCCGTGTGGTGCTGTTCACCGACATCTACGCCTCGCCGCTGCGCGAACTGGCCGACCTGATCATCAGCGCCCCGGTCGAATCGGCCTCGCCGTTCGACACCATGGTGCCGGCGCTGGCTCAGGTCGAAGCACTGATTGCCTGCCTGACCCTGCGCACCGAAAACCTCGCCGATCGCTTGGAAGGCATCGATGCCCTGCGCAATGACTTCAACACCCACCTGCTGGAGGATAAATAA
- a CDS encoding glutamine synthetase: MSTRLTPLPMTTLVTTDLIGITRGRSFPTDELEHYQAAGCGWVPANSALTPQDIIASTNPWGAYGDLRLIPDLSSRVTVGNGPDANAPALDFIHGDIRETDGRPWGACPRTLLRDEIERYRDELGLQVNAAFEHEFNLHAGFAEHLAFSLEAQRQGAEFGGWLLSALRAGGVEPEMFLPEYGKHQYEITCRPTLGVAAADRAVNVREISREIARQMGLDLSFAPKTTADAVCNGVHLHVSLLDLAGLPMLYDAGTSNGLSSLGQHWAAGILHYLPALCAFTAPTPVSYERLQPHHWSASYACLGQQNREAALRICPTVTLGGKPVANQFNLEFRAMDATASPHLAMAALLIAGRLGIEQRLALNAITNEIPDSLNDEQRKARGIVALPASLAQALDCLRNSGAFTEWLPKPLLDTYYALKTEELALTEQLSPADLCEHYARLY; the protein is encoded by the coding sequence ATGAGCACGCGCCTGACGCCGCTGCCGATGACCACGCTGGTCACCACTGACCTGATCGGCATCACCCGGGGTCGCTCGTTTCCTACTGATGAGCTTGAGCATTATCAGGCCGCCGGTTGCGGCTGGGTGCCAGCCAACAGCGCATTGACGCCGCAGGACATCATTGCTTCAACCAATCCGTGGGGTGCATATGGCGACTTGCGGCTGATTCCCGATCTGAGCAGCCGCGTCACCGTTGGCAACGGCCCCGACGCCAACGCGCCGGCGCTGGATTTCATTCACGGCGATATTCGCGAAACCGATGGCCGCCCGTGGGGCGCCTGCCCGCGCACGCTGTTGCGTGACGAAATCGAACGTTATCGCGATGAACTGGGCTTGCAGGTCAACGCCGCGTTCGAACACGAATTCAACCTGCACGCCGGTTTTGCTGAGCACTTGGCGTTCTCCCTCGAAGCCCAGCGCCAAGGTGCCGAGTTCGGTGGCTGGCTGCTCAGTGCCCTGCGCGCCGGCGGTGTCGAGCCGGAAATGTTTCTGCCCGAATACGGCAAGCACCAATACGAAATCACCTGCCGCCCGACGCTCGGTGTGGCAGCGGCCGATCGCGCCGTCAACGTGCGCGAGATCAGCCGTGAGATCGCCCGGCAAATGGGCCTCGACCTGAGCTTCGCGCCGAAGACCACCGCCGACGCGGTGTGCAACGGCGTGCATCTGCACGTCAGCCTGCTCGATCTGGCCGGTCTGCCGATGCTCTACGACGCTGGTACCAGCAATGGTCTGTCGAGCCTCGGCCAGCATTGGGCGGCGGGGATCCTGCATTACTTGCCGGCTCTGTGTGCGTTTACCGCACCGACTCCGGTGTCGTACGAACGCTTGCAGCCGCATCACTGGAGCGCCTCTTACGCCTGTCTCGGCCAACAGAACCGCGAAGCGGCGCTGCGCATCTGTCCGACCGTGACCCTCGGCGGCAAGCCCGTGGCCAACCAGTTCAACCTCGAATTCCGCGCCATGGACGCCACTGCCTCACCGCATCTGGCCATGGCTGCGCTGCTGATCGCCGGGCGACTGGGTATCGAACAACGCCTCGCGCTGAACGCGATCACCAATGAAATTCCCGATTCACTCAACGACGAGCAACGCAAGGCCCGGGGCATCGTCGCCCTGCCCGCCTCGCTGGCCCAGGCGCTGGATTGCCTGCGCAACAGTGGCGCCTTCACCGAATGGCTGCCCAAGCCGCTGCTCGACACCTACTACGCCCTGAAAACCGAGGAACTGGCGCTGACGGAACAGCTCTCGCCCGCTGACTTGTGTGAGCACTATGCACGCCTGTACTGA
- a CDS encoding isochorismatase family cysteine hydrolase: MFSLPHRSPRDLPFVTDHTALLLVDMQRAWLEPQFDAHLNGPEAEYFLTRAHMQVVPNQRRLLSAFREARQNVLHTIIESLTADGRDRSLDHKLSDMHLPKGSVQARIIEDLSPVENEIVLPKTSSGVFNSTNIDYVLRNLETRHLIIAGIVTDQCVDMAVRDAADRGYLVTLVEDACATYSAERHHACLNAIKGYCWITDTDTVLARLQEMQP, from the coding sequence ATGTTCAGCCTTCCCCACCGCTCGCCGCGGGACTTGCCGTTTGTCACCGATCACACCGCGCTGTTGCTGGTGGACATGCAGCGTGCCTGGCTCGAGCCGCAGTTCGACGCGCACCTCAACGGTCCTGAAGCCGAGTATTTCCTGACCCGCGCGCACATGCAGGTAGTACCCAATCAACGTCGCTTGCTCAGCGCTTTTCGCGAAGCGCGGCAGAACGTGCTGCACACCATTATCGAAAGCCTTACCGCGGATGGCCGTGACCGTTCGCTCGATCACAAGCTCTCGGACATGCACCTGCCCAAAGGCAGCGTGCAGGCGCGGATCATTGAAGACCTGAGCCCGGTGGAAAACGAAATCGTCCTGCCGAAGACCTCGTCCGGGGTGTTCAACTCGACCAACATCGACTACGTGCTGCGCAACCTCGAAACCCGCCACCTGATCATCGCCGGCATCGTCACCGACCAGTGCGTCGACATGGCCGTGCGCGACGCCGCCGACCGTGGCTATCTGGTCACGCTGGTCGAAGATGCCTGCGCCACCTACAGCGCCGAACGCCATCACGCCTGCCTGAATGCGATCAAGGGTTACTGCTGGATCACCGACACCGACACCGTGCTCGCCCGCCTGCAGGAGATGCAGCCATGA
- the astA gene encoding arginine N-succinyltransferase has product MIVRPVKVSDLPALMALVQQAGPGFTTLPANEDRLSHRVRWAQRAFAEQVERADADYLFVLEDDDMRVVGVSALAGAVGLREPWYNYRVGLTVSSAPDLGIQRQIPTLFLNNELTGQSELCSLFLGHDQRHGSNGRLLSLGRLLFVAEFPHLFGEKMIAELRGSADEHGCSPFWDSLGRHFFQMDFSHADHLSGLGNKSFIAELMPRQPLYTCMLTEQAQAAIGQAHPNTEPALKILQAEGFTHKGYIDIFDGGPVIEAPVRNIRTVRESVELTLSLGSPDEQAPLWLIHNRRLENCRITVARARRVGSSLVIDRLTAKRLQLQPGNSVRAAMLPNQQQQAVAA; this is encoded by the coding sequence ATGATTGTCCGCCCGGTCAAAGTCAGCGACCTGCCAGCCTTGATGGCGCTGGTGCAACAGGCCGGCCCGGGGTTCACCACCCTGCCGGCCAACGAAGATCGCCTGTCCCACCGGGTCCGCTGGGCGCAACGAGCGTTCGCCGAACAGGTAGAACGGGCCGACGCGGACTATCTGTTTGTGCTCGAAGACGACGACATGCGCGTGGTCGGCGTCAGCGCCCTGGCCGGGGCGGTCGGCCTGCGCGAGCCCTGGTACAACTATCGGGTCGGGTTGACCGTGAGTTCGGCGCCGGATCTGGGCATTCAGCGGCAGATACCGACGCTGTTTCTCAACAACGAACTGACCGGCCAATCGGAGCTGTGCTCGCTGTTTCTTGGCCATGATCAGCGCCACGGCAGCAATGGCCGCCTGCTGTCGCTGGGGCGGTTGCTGTTCGTTGCCGAGTTCCCGCATCTGTTCGGCGAGAAGATGATTGCCGAGCTGCGCGGCAGTGCCGATGAACACGGTTGTTCGCCGTTCTGGGACAGTCTGGGCCGGCATTTCTTTCAAATGGACTTCAGCCATGCCGATCACTTGTCAGGACTTGGCAACAAATCGTTCATCGCCGAACTGATGCCGCGCCAGCCGCTGTACACCTGCATGCTCACCGAACAAGCCCAGGCGGCGATCGGCCAGGCACACCCGAATACCGAGCCGGCGCTGAAAATCCTTCAGGCCGAAGGGTTTACCCACAAAGGCTACATCGACATCTTCGACGGCGGCCCGGTGATCGAAGCGCCGGTGCGCAATATCCGCACCGTCCGCGAGAGCGTCGAGCTGACCCTGAGCCTCGGCAGCCCGGATGAACAGGCACCGTTGTGGCTGATTCACAACCGCCGTCTGGAAAACTGCCGCATCACCGTCGCCCGCGCCCGCCGGGTCGGCAGCAGCCTGGTGATCGACCGCCTCACCGCCAAGCGCCTGCAACTGCAACCGGGCAATTCGGTGCGCGCGGCGATGTTGCCCAATCAACAGCAACAGGCGGTGGCGGCCTGA
- a CDS encoding histidine phosphatase family protein — MQTTRLTLICHARTVAQKLACFPTNEPVENSGLAPGSLADRFDASRRLICAPELRTQQTAAWFGADAQIEEALRDCDWGRWHGLSIKSLQRSEAAALHAWLEDPHAIPHGGESVAQLCERVAQWLTSLQATPGHVVAVTHPFVIRAALIHVMRGTAFHDIDVEPLSMVELRFTGRWRLRLPGLDVKGAR, encoded by the coding sequence GTGCAGACCACTCGTTTGACATTGATTTGCCATGCACGAACCGTCGCACAGAAATTGGCGTGTTTTCCTACGAATGAACCTGTTGAAAATAGTGGGTTGGCGCCAGGATCTCTGGCCGACCGTTTCGATGCCTCGCGGCGCTTGATTTGCGCGCCGGAATTGCGCACGCAACAGACGGCGGCATGGTTTGGTGCGGATGCGCAAATTGAAGAGGCGCTGCGCGATTGCGACTGGGGCCGCTGGCATGGGCTGTCGATCAAGTCCCTGCAACGCTCGGAAGCCGCCGCGCTGCATGCCTGGCTAGAAGATCCCCACGCCATACCCCATGGTGGTGAGTCGGTGGCGCAGTTGTGTGAACGCGTGGCGCAGTGGCTGACCAGCCTGCAAGCCACGCCGGGGCATGTAGTGGCGGTGACGCATCCGTTTGTCATCCGCGCCGCGCTGATCCACGTGATGCGCGGCACCGCGTTTCATGACATTGATGTCGAACCATTGTCGATGGTCGAACTGCGCTTCACCGGGCGTTGGCGGCTACGCTTGCCGGGCCTGGACGTTAAAGGAGCACGTTGA
- a CDS encoding arginine N-succinyltransferase: MLVLRPVEQTDLPQLQQLARDSLVGVTSLPDDSERLREKIAGSCASFASAAEANGPENYFFVLEDLDEQRLVGCSEILATAGFDEPFYSLRNRHFTSASRELNIEHGVPALSLCHDLNDHTLLRGFHIDANLVRTPFSELLSRARLLFMAAHAPRFAEAVITEIVGYSDEEGHSPFWDALGKHFFDLPYVEAERLCGLQSRTFLAELMPQYPIYVPMLPQAAQDCIGRIHPDGQEAFDILEREGFETNSYIDLFDAGPTLYARTANIRSIARSQMATVQQQPQIDARGRYLLSNDALHGFRAMIAELDYQPDQPLSLTPAMCAALNVTDGSPIRLIAL, encoded by the coding sequence ATGCTGGTCTTACGCCCAGTCGAGCAGACTGACCTGCCCCAGCTCCAACAATTGGCCCGCGACAGTCTGGTGGGCGTGACCTCCCTGCCGGATGACAGCGAGCGCCTGCGCGAGAAAATCGCCGGTTCCTGCGCTTCGTTCGCCAGCGCGGCAGAGGCTAACGGCCCGGAGAATTACTTCTTTGTGCTGGAAGACCTCGACGAACAGCGTCTGGTTGGCTGCTCGGAAATTCTCGCCACAGCGGGTTTCGACGAGCCGTTCTACAGCCTGCGTAATCGCCATTTCACCAGTGCGTCCCGCGAGCTGAACATTGAACACGGCGTGCCAGCGCTGTCGCTGTGCCACGATCTCAACGATCACACACTGCTGCGCGGCTTTCACATCGACGCCAATCTGGTGCGCACGCCGTTCTCCGAGTTGCTGTCACGGGCGCGCCTGCTGTTCATGGCCGCTCATGCGCCGCGCTTCGCCGAGGCGGTGATTACCGAAATCGTCGGCTACAGCGATGAGGAAGGTCATTCGCCGTTCTGGGATGCACTGGGCAAACACTTCTTCGACCTGCCCTACGTTGAAGCCGAACGCCTGTGCGGGCTGCAGAGCCGCACCTTTCTCGCCGAACTGATGCCGCAATACCCGATTTACGTGCCGATGCTGCCGCAAGCGGCGCAAGACTGTATCGGTCGTATCCACCCGGACGGTCAGGAAGCGTTCGACATCCTTGAGCGTGAAGGCTTCGAAACCAACAGCTACATCGACCTGTTCGACGCGGGCCCGACTCTGTATGCGCGCACCGCCAATATCCGTTCGATCGCGCGTAGCCAGATGGCAACGGTGCAGCAACAGCCACAGATCGATGCCCGTGGCCGTTATCTGCTGAGCAATGACGCGCTGCACGGCTTCCGGGCGATGATTGCCGAACTCGATTACCAACCCGATCAACCGCTGTCCCTCACCCCGGCAATGTGTGCGGCGCTGAACGTGACCGATGGCAGCCCGATTCGGCTGATTGCCCTGTGA
- the cobF gene encoding precorrin-6A synthase (deacetylating), translating to MKQLLVIGIGAGNPDYITMQAVKALNQVDVFFLMDKGQSKDKLIDLRREICERYIDDPDYRFVEAHSPERERGDVDYTASVDELNRAKQQTFERLINDELSDGQCGGFLVWGDPALYDSTVRILQAILASGTCAFEFDVIPGITSVQALAAQHKVPLNTIGRSIEITTGRRLAAGQVSDADSLVVMLDAEDSYHHVADRQTEIYWGAYLGTPDEILISGRLADVADEIERVRKAARAEHGWIMDTYLLRKP from the coding sequence ATGAAACAACTGCTGGTGATCGGCATCGGTGCCGGTAATCCCGACTACATCACGATGCAGGCCGTGAAGGCGCTGAATCAGGTCGACGTGTTCTTCCTGATGGATAAAGGCCAGAGCAAAGACAAACTGATCGACCTGCGCCGTGAGATCTGTGAGCGCTACATCGACGACCCCGACTATCGCTTCGTCGAAGCCCACAGCCCGGAACGCGAGCGCGGCGATGTCGACTACACGGCCAGTGTCGATGAGCTGAACCGTGCCAAGCAGCAGACCTTCGAGCGGCTGATCAATGACGAATTGTCTGATGGCCAGTGCGGCGGTTTCCTGGTGTGGGGCGACCCGGCGCTGTACGACAGCACCGTGCGCATCCTCCAGGCCATTCTGGCCTCGGGCACCTGTGCCTTCGAGTTTGACGTAATTCCCGGGATCACCAGCGTTCAGGCATTGGCGGCGCAGCACAAGGTGCCGCTGAACACGATCGGCCGTTCCATTGAAATCACCACCGGGCGGCGTTTGGCGGCCGGGCAGGTGAGTGATGCGGACAGTCTGGTGGTGATGCTCGATGCTGAAGATTCGTATCACCACGTCGCGGATCGGCAGACCGAGATTTACTGGGGCGCGTACCTGGGCACGCCGGACGAGATTCTGATCAGTGGCAGGCTGGCGGATGTCGCGGATGAGATCGAGCGGGTGCGCAAGGCGGCGCGGGCGGAGCATGGGTGGATCATGGATACGTACTTGCTGCGTAAGCCTTAG
- a CDS encoding N-formylglutamate amidohydrolase yields the protein MHACTESAELGLYTRPAYNLSRADSTHPLILVCEHASRYIPEALNNLGLDASAAREHIAWDIGALQLAEQLSERLGATLLSANYSRLLIDLNRPRHAPDSIPAQSEIYQVPGNRELDEATREYRRQTLFKPFHARLQTLIDERVAQGQAVRVVGIHSFTPVYYGQPRPLEAGVLFGQAKAYAQRLLDGLGEHPLKVAGNQPYRIDPLGDMTVPVHGDARGLDSVLIEVRNDLLRSPEAVSRWAGYLAPLL from the coding sequence ATGCACGCCTGTACTGAATCCGCCGAACTGGGGTTGTACACCCGTCCGGCCTACAACCTGAGCCGCGCCGACTCCACGCACCCGTTGATTCTGGTGTGCGAACACGCCAGCCGCTACATCCCCGAGGCCCTGAACAATCTGGGCCTGGACGCTAGCGCCGCCCGCGAACACATCGCCTGGGACATCGGCGCGTTGCAACTGGCCGAGCAGTTATCGGAAAGGCTCGGCGCCACCCTGTTGAGCGCCAATTATTCGCGCCTGCTGATCGACCTGAACCGGCCACGCCACGCCCCCGACAGCATTCCGGCGCAGAGCGAGATTTATCAGGTGCCGGGCAACCGCGAGCTGGACGAAGCCACCCGCGAATACCGCCGTCAGACCCTGTTCAAGCCGTTTCACGCGCGCTTGCAAACCTTGATCGACGAGCGTGTTGCTCAGGGCCAGGCAGTGCGTGTGGTGGGGATTCACAGCTTCACTCCGGTGTATTACGGCCAGCCGCGACCGCTGGAAGCCGGCGTGCTGTTCGGTCAGGCCAAGGCCTACGCGCAACGTTTGCTCGATGGACTCGGCGAACACCCGCTGAAAGTGGCCGGTAATCAGCCGTACAGGATTGATCCGCTGGGCGACATGACCGTGCCCGTGCACGGCGATGCCCGTGGCCTCGACTCGGTGTTGATCGAGGTGCGCAACGACTTGCTGCGCAGCCCCGAAGCCGTATCGCGCTGGGCCGGATACCTCGCGCCATTGCTGTAA
- a CDS encoding APC family permease, translated as MEIEEFGYKQELKRSLTLTDLVVYGMIFMIPIAPFGVYGYVNAEAPGMVPLAYIIGMVAMLFTALSYGSMAKAFPIAGSVYSYAQRGLNQHVGFIAGWLMLLDYLLIPPLLYVYAAMALNHLYPDIPKVGFILAFLVSATFVNLRGITFTARMNIIFLLAQLVVLGIFLFYAWNALHNGGGNGELTLAPLYHPETFNFALLMQAVSIAVLSFLGFDAISTLAEEIKGDPGKSVGKAALITLVVMGVIFVAQTWIATDLAAGMGFKSADTAFYEIAEIAAGSWLATLTAVATALAWGVAVAITSQAAVSRLLFGMARDGKLPKVLAKVHPKHNTPYLSIYLVAVLSLVICYLFINSVDTLTSLVNFGALSGFMLLHLTVINYYWRRQKSGQVVRHLICPVVGFIIVAAIMYNMGVDAQKLGLIWIALGLVYLFFLNKLGASTALPDPSNG; from the coding sequence ATGGAAATTGAAGAATTCGGCTACAAGCAAGAGTTGAAACGTAGCCTGACGCTGACCGACCTGGTGGTGTACGGGATGATCTTCATGATCCCAATCGCCCCGTTCGGGGTTTACGGCTACGTCAACGCCGAAGCCCCGGGGATGGTGCCGCTGGCGTACATCATCGGCATGGTGGCGATGCTGTTCACCGCATTGAGCTACGGCAGCATGGCCAAGGCCTTTCCGATTGCCGGCTCGGTGTATTCCTATGCGCAACGCGGCCTCAATCAACATGTCGGCTTCATCGCCGGCTGGCTGATGCTGCTCGATTACCTGCTGATTCCGCCGCTGCTCTACGTGTACGCGGCGATGGCGCTCAACCATTTGTACCCGGACATTCCGAAAGTCGGCTTTATTCTGGCGTTTCTGGTCAGCGCGACCTTCGTCAACCTGCGCGGCATCACCTTTACCGCGCGGATGAACATCATCTTCCTGCTGGCACAACTGGTAGTACTCGGCATCTTCCTGTTCTACGCGTGGAATGCCCTGCACAACGGTGGCGGTAACGGCGAGCTGACCCTGGCGCCGCTGTATCACCCGGAAACCTTCAACTTCGCCCTGCTGATGCAAGCGGTGTCGATTGCCGTGCTGTCATTCCTCGGCTTCGATGCGATCTCTACCCTCGCCGAAGAAATCAAAGGTGATCCGGGCAAAAGCGTTGGCAAAGCCGCGTTGATCACCCTGGTGGTCATGGGCGTGATTTTCGTTGCACAAACCTGGATCGCCACCGATCTGGCGGCCGGCATGGGTTTCAAGTCCGCCGACACCGCGTTCTATGAAATCGCCGAAATCGCCGCCGGCAGCTGGCTGGCGACCCTGACCGCTGTCGCGACGGCGCTGGCCTGGGGCGTGGCCGTGGCCATCACCTCGCAAGCCGCGGTTTCGCGCTTGCTGTTCGGCATGGCGCGCGACGGCAAACTGCCAAAAGTGCTGGCCAAGGTTCATCCGAAACACAACACGCCGTACCTGAGCATTTATCTGGTGGCGGTGCTGTCGCTGGTCATCTGCTACCTGTTCATCAACTCGGTCGACACCCTGACCTCGCTGGTCAACTTCGGCGCGCTCAGCGGCTTCATGCTGCTGCACCTGACAGTGATCAACTACTACTGGCGTCGGCAAAAGTCCGGTCAGGTCGTGCGTCACCTGATCTGCCCGGTGGTCGGCTTCATCATCGTCGCGGCCATCATGTACAACATGGGCGTCGATGCGCAGAAACTCGGTCTGATCTGGATTGCTCTGGGTCTGGTGTACCTGTTCTTCCTCAACAAACTCGGCGCCAGCACCGCGCTGCCGGACCCGAGCAACGGCTGA